tagcagggagctggactggaagtggagcagctgggactcgaaccggcacccataggggatgctggcgtctggggctgcagctttacccactatgccgcagtgctggccctgttttgTGGTGATTTAATACAACGGCCAGAGGCAGCTGCTTTGCCTGTGGAATTCTGTGCCCTCTGCCCCGTCTTTCACTTTCCCCATACCCACGCCCCTCGCCACTGGGCTTCATGGTTGCTCAGGCGAACGGGATGCAGCCTGTTGCCTCAGGTTTTGCTGGTGGGACGAGGTGGACATGGCCGCGTGCCAGTTCTGAGCCTGGGCCTTCTGCTCTGAAACACCAGAGTCAGCCCCAAAACCAGCACGCGCCTGGGCTCGCTGACTGGATCAAGACAGGGGCAGAGTGCCCCAGGCAAGGGGTCCAGGAGGCAGGGCCCCACCCAGGTCAGCTGAGCTGCAGGTATGGACAACCGTGCATCGGGCCGCGGCTGGCTGCACAGTGGGAGCTGAGGGGTCTGACGCCCCAGAAACCAATGCCTGCAATTTGGAAAGCGGCGCTCCAGGGGTTTGCACATGCGGCTGGCCCAGGCCGCACGTTTCAGACCCTTCACTGCAACTGATCACCGGCACCCACAATGCAGGGGCCGGGGCTGAGGGATCAGGGCTGCCCCCCACCTCCCGTCCCCTCCCCCTACACACGcatgtgcacatacatgcacacagagctttctcccctacacacacacacagagcttcctccccctacacacacacacacagcttacaCCACAGTGCTCATCTGCAAGTTTATtgagattataaaatataataagttATCTATACAGAATGAGACAAAAATATTGACAATTCAGACTTCACTGGCCACACACCTAGCCTTGAGGGGGTGGGGAGCTTCTGAATGGCTCAAGTGTCACAAAGGAACGGCCACTCCCGGCATCCTTAGGGCCTGTGGACGCTCAGTTTTCTGACACAGGTGCAAGCTCCTGGAGCGCAGCTCTCCCGGGATTTGTTTGCAAATCCGGAGATGACAGAGGGACGTGGAGCCGCAGAACTTGCTGGCTAGGAAGCCGAGGGGAGAGTCCCTGGCCCGGAGCGAGGGCGAGGCCCTCCCGGCCTGCAGACCGGTTCTCCGGTTCCGAGGAGGAGGGAAGCTGCCCCTCCAGGCCTGTGACGTGTGCGGTGTAACTAGGGGAGACTCTCATCAGCGTTACCGCAAAGCAGGGGGCAGGCGCGCCGCAGGATCCAAGGAGGAATTCGCGGCTAATTAAGCTTCGTGGGGGAGTTTTAGCTTGCAGGAGATGCCAgagagattggggggggggggacagcagcAAACACAGTCAATGCTGAGGTTACCCATTCAGCGCCTGCCAGGATCCTCTGCCAGTGTGTTCTACACTCATTGGCCGGAAATTGCTTGTTGCCTTTGAACATGTGACTGATTTCTCCCGAGCCTCCCGGGGCGTGGGCTTGGGACTTGTGATGCTCAACACAGTGCTCTGTTCTCCTTCAGCAGCCATTGTGAGGTTGGGGGGGCCTGCCCTGGGAACGCTGCAGGCAGCCAAGTCCACAtcagccccccccccgccccgccccggagcTGTGGCCGGTGCAGGTGTAACGGGAGGCAGCCAGAGCGCTGGGTTGTTCGCTTCCCCTCTATATAAGCGTGAAGTCCCACACTTGCGGCTCCTGCGAGCACCCAGTGGTGAGTCTTGCTGGGTTCACTCCCACGGGACGCGTCAAGGCCTGGACTTCCTGCAGCTCTGCCGCGTCTCGGCTCGCCTGAAGGGCGCCCTGCTTACAGACTCCCGGGCTAACCTCGGATCTGCAGAACGCAGACGGGggctgagggaggagaggaggaatgGCGCCGAGTGGCCCGGCCACAGCCCCGCTCCCCAGACCCCAagcccaggagctgctggccatGGCCAGCTCGCAAGGCCGGCTGGACCCTCACGCCCCGAGGCTCCTCCACCATCTCACACTCCAGATGGATGCCTGGCTGACCGCCTAGGAACTGGCCACGTCCGTGTCTAGGCAGCGCTGGCCACTCCTGTACTCTGCCGAAGGCCCAGAGCGGCGGGCCAACCCTGTCAGCTCCTGGGTGTGGGGCTCCTGCGTGACAATCTTGGCCACTGCACAGGGCTGCGGGCCTTGGGTATGGATGGGCGAGCTCCTCCTTCCTTGCCTGGAAGGCTCCTGGGAGTTGGGGTGCCCTCGGGACAGGAAACGTTATCCCACTGAAACCACCAATGGGAACAGACCACGCTGAACTTGCGACGTACCCGGAGCGGCAGCCGGCATCTCACGGCTGTTTTGCCAAGGCTTCCTCCTGAGCGCGGCCACCTTGGACTGCCCGGGGTTGGTGGGGCGGGGGACACCACGTGCCCCATAGACGGCGCCTTCTTCCTGTTTGCAGCCTTCATCCAGCAGGTGTGGTGGCTTCCGGCAAAGTGGTTCTCGGACTTCTGCCGCCTGAGGAATTCACGGTGGGCTGGCTGGCGAGTGAGCAGATTCCCATTCTGCCCCCCGGAGGTCCCCGGAAGGACCCGGGCTTTAATCCTTTCTCTGTGGTTACACTGCAAGACACGCCTCACTTCCCTTCTGCTCCTCGGAGCAGCCTGGGGCGGGCGGCGCCATGATGGAAAGCCCTCTTCTACTCCTGGAAGTCTGTTGGCACCGCTCCCGGCTCCCGAGGGCCTCGGCAGATCCTGGGCTCGTCCCAGGGAGGACGGTCCCCAGGCAGGGCTCCTCAGGAGGCAGCGGGGGGCTGGGAAGCAGGCGGCGTGGCCCCCGCCCAGTCCAGTATGTCCGCGCACAGGGACTCCACGGCGTCCAGCCGCTCGATCTGCACCAGCCTGGTGAGCAGCTCCGGGATGCTGTAGCCCGCGGTGCTGATGCGGTCAAACAGCTGCATCCCGTCCGTCATGCCGCCGATCTCGTCCCGCTTCAGGCCAAAGCTCTCGGCCAGGTGGCGCCAGGTTTTCACCACGGCCTTCTCGGAGTTGTACGTGGAGCTCAGCATCCGGCTGGTTTTCTCCAAGCAGTCAAATGGCAGCTCCGTGGGACTGAGACCTAGGGAGACCAGGCCACGGTCAGACGCCGCAAACGgtcaagagacagacagacagacagacagacagacacagagagagctcctgcctgttgggtcactccccagatgcctgcaacagctgcggctgggccaggctgaagacaggagctgggaactgaatccggggctcccaaatgggtggccCAGATACTCATGTCCctaagccctcacctgctgcctcccagcatgcaccgcagcagaaggctggagctgggagccgagctgggatttgaacccaggcgccTTGATCTggaatgtgggtttcccaagcaaCGTctcaaccactaagccaaatgccctcccAGCTTTTCTAACATTCTTGAAATAACACAATTATGGAAACACAGCACAGACTGGCAgctgccaggagctaggaaacaGGTGTGAGGGTGAGAGCCGAGCCAGGGAGAAATCTGGGAGGTGGTGGCAAGGACCTCCACCCCCCTCCCAGGATCGGCATCCCCCTGCCGGCTGGAACACGGCCGAGCAGTTCTGCAAGATGCTGTGCTCGGGAGGAACCTGgccgtgggcacaggggctcTCCGCGTGCTTTCCTACTGCACGGGAGAACGATCTCACATTGAGACGTCTACCTAGGGGCAGGTGCGGTGGGCcggggcttggacccctgcgtgCGGTGCCCgcgtcccatgtcagagagcctggttaGATTCCTGGCTTAGattccgcttccgatccagcttcctgctaatgcgcctggaggCTGACTAGGATGGCTCGAGCACttgtgttcaaaaaaaaaaaaaaaaaaaaaaaaaggagggggctgGGATTTGCCTGAGAATAATTCCAGGCTGGGGAGCGGGGTACGGGATTCCTTGTGCAATCTCTGGTATTGCGTTTCTGTGACATTTttcatgataataataataaaaaaaaatttaaagggggGAAAAATACTTGTGTTCccaccacccatataggagacctggatggagttccaggctcctgactttggcctggcccagccccggctggtgCTGGTAtccgggcagtgaaccagtggatggaagacctctctcctccctctctctgtcacttgagcgcctttcaaataaacaaacctttatttaaaaaaaagttgaaagccCAAAAGCCTTTGGTGCCTGGGGCTGACCCCTCACATCAGGGTCCTGGGGCGGGAGGTGGGCTGGGCATCAGTATCGTGTGGGATTATGGGAAATACATGCTTGGGCTGCCAGGGCCCGGGCGTGGCCGAGGCTGCAAGGCTTCCCGCTCTGCACCCCCGAGGCTCCCCGGGGCAGGGGTCCCTCTCGCCTGTGAGTTCCCCCCAGTGAATTTGAAAGCCCCTGTCCCGGCGTCAGACATCTCTGGGACACAAGAGAGTACTTTCCAGGTGATGGGACGTGAGCTCCAGGTCCATGCTCCCATGGGCAGCCGCCAGCCCCGCTCCGCCAGGCTTGATGGGCAGGCCGACGGGGCATGCGTGTCTGGAGGGAGGCCACGCTTCGGCAGGCAGCCAGGGGGAAACGCTGGCCCTGCGACTCACCCTCAGCGGTTAGTTCTGGCCAGCAGCGGCCCCGAGCAGCCTGTCCAGGCTCAACCCATCCGCGGAACGGAGGCCGCTGCCGGCCACCAGCCAGCCAGGAAGTGGGAAAATCCCCTAACCTCAACGAGATCACCTTCGGGGCGAACAGAAGGTGAGTTACAGACCGGATCGTGCCGCCGCTGGGAGCCTGAGACGGCGCCTTCTGACGCATGTTTGCGCCCCGGACCTGTTACCTCCCACTTGTCTGCGGCAGGTGCATCTCAGGTGAGGCCAGTGTTGCGGTGCTGGGGAGGCGGCTTTGGGAGGGAGGTGTGAAGCCCCTCCCCTTGTTACTGGAGGGtccttcaaaaggtttgtgggaaatggaatctaaagatacatttactttggtgcaagaattttttttttgaaatccacacacgcATGCAGTATTAAAAGAGCTCAGAGAAAATGTGTATCACAAAACgatgcatgaattttttttttgcagcaaaataaactactTTCATTTTATGTTCCACAAACCCTGAAGTCCCCAGTACACTGTGGGCGGGAGGGGAAGGCTGCTGCCCACTGGCGTCAGCTGTTCCCCAGGTGACAACGCCACCGTGCCCCGCCCCCGCGTGTCCCCACAATGACCCAGGCCAGGACCACCTTCTGTGCTGTGAGGAGCAGACTGGGGTGGCCTCaccagggctggggcccagcctctgcctgacaGGCAGTCGGATCCCCTGGGCAAGGCCGGAGCCCCCTTCCCACACGGACGCTGGGGGCAGGCCAGGGGAGCCTCCGCACACTCACCTTCTACCACCCCACACACGTTGGCATACACATCCAGTATCTTTTTCCTTCGGCTTTGGATCTGTGAAGAAAGTGAGGAGAAAGTTAGTCTTCATAGAGCGGGCTGCGAGAGACAcgtgccctctcccctcctccttggGCCACGCTGACAGGTGCTGAGTGGCCCACGGCCACCCCTCTGCCTTGTAGGCCTCCAGGGTCCCTACAGAGGTGGCTCTGAGCACGGTGGGTGTCCTGGCAGGACCCAGCCACCCCAGATCCCAGCTGGGCATTTTGACCATCAGGGGCATTGCCATCATGGCTGTCTGTGGCTTGGCTGGGTGCCAGCCGGGTCCTCAGGGAGCCCCCATCTCCTGCCTTGGCACATCCCAGGGTGGCCTGCTCTAGGTGACAAAACCCCTAGACAGTTATATTCAAGACgcatacaagaaatacatctagGTAGGAAACTGTCTTATTGGATAGAtgtcttcaaaatgctcatggaaaatgcatcatATGAAAAACTATGGGGCCCgacgctgtggcatggcaggtaaagctgccgcctgcagtgccggcatcccatatgggcggtggttcgagttccagctgctccacttcccatccagctctctgctatggcccgggaaagcagtagaagatggcccaagtgcttgggcccctgcacccacatgggagacccagaagaagctcctggcttcagatctgcacagctccggccattgcagccatctggggagtgaaccagaggatggaagacctctctctctctgcctctccttctctctgtgtgtaactctgactttcaaataaataaatcttaaaaaaaactatgaatgaatttcaaatatttttagcaccaaaataaacatttttcgtTCCAGATTTCCATGGCCTCTCTGAAGCACCCTCTTATTTACTGCAGTGGACTTGTGGGGACGCCCtggcaggagggtgggggggtGCAGTACAGGAGGAGAAAGGCACCGTCAGGGCGCGGGCTCACCCCGGCTGACTTGCTGCAGGTGGCGGGCTTCTCCCTGGCCAGGTGGACCAGAGACAGCAGGCACAGCTCTGGGGAGCCCTGCTTGTCCGGGGCGGGCTCCTCATCACTATCCACGCTGCGGCTCAGCAGCTGCTCGTTCTCCGACGAGGCATCATTCTCGCTGTGGAAGCAAAAAGGGGCGCTCGTCAGCGGCGTCTGGAAAGTTCCAGCCCCAGGGTGACGCTGCTGCCCAGGTGTGGACAGTAGGGGGCACCGGCTTGCTCCTCCTGGGCACTGGGCAAGGGGAGTCCAGCAGAGAAAGACAAGGCCTCTCTCTGCAAACAGTGACTTGGATACAGGCTGAGCTGCAGGTGTCTGGGGGCTCCCAAAAGCATGCCGGGGGTGGGGAGGTCCGAGGGGCTGGGGGCTACCCCCACCCCCTGACTCATGGAGGCTGCTCGGCACAGGCGCGCTCACTGACCGTGTTCTGGATTCTATATGTAATCCCAGTGAGCGCCAGGCTCCCTCGGAGTCCTGTTAAGCAgagccacagctggtgctgagagGGGGCAGGCGCTGGACTGAGCCCTGCATctcagagtgggggagggggcacggcaaaccctgctggggggaggggcagggtggacGGTCTCTTGTCACACCACCACACACTGCGGGGTCCACACAGgacccagggccagccctggcacTCTCAAAACCATCCCATATATGTGaaaactatattcttttttttttttttgctcggTTCCTGTGGTTTGGCTGAAGACGTTGACACAAGAGGATCGCACGAGCTGGCACTGGGGTTCCAAGAAGGAGGCCCGCGTGCAAACACGGCCCAGGGGATGGCACAACACAACGGAAGTAAAAACCACGAAGCCCCCGTGGACCCCTCTTCCTCGGGGGCCTTCGGGTTGCATGGGGCTCAGctggcctgccccccaccccccaccctgtggaACAGCACCCCAGACCACTCACAGCCCCCCAGGTCCTGCCTCCAGAACCTCACCATGGACGCTGGGCACAAAAGCTCTTGCGGTcttgaaaacacatttttcagGTTTTAACCTTCATTTAGTCTTTGCGTATGAAATCAGTACATATTTTTCCAAGTAGGGTCCCTAATAGTCCCTGCCctttaaaatgtcatatatatataaatgtcacatatatataaatgtcatatatatataattgagagagacagagagagtgagcgagttgtgctcccatctgctatttcactccccaaatgtccacaatggctggggccgggcctgaccaaagccaggaactcaatctgggtctctcgcatgggtggcagggactcagttacttgagccattgtcactTCGTcccaggtctgcaccagcaggaagctggagtcagtggcCATAGCTGGGGATCCAACCCAGGAGCTCCAGTGTGGGACTTGTATTAACCAcgaggccaaatacccaccccacctctgccttttGGCTATTTGTGGGCATAAGAGAAGCCAAACAGCAAAAGGGAAGAGGCTGAGACAGATGGGGTCACGTAGGGCTGGAGGCTGCAGGGTCAGTACTGTCTGTACCAAGGTCTCGTTTGAGTCACACACTGGGGCCGGtgcggcactgtggcaaagcgggttaagACAcagtctacagtgctggcatcccctttgggcaccggttcgaatcccagctgctccacttccaatccagctccctgctaatgcgcctggtaaagcagcagaagttggtccaagcacctgcagccctgcacccatgtgggagattcggatgaagctcttggctcctggctttagcctggcccagccctggctgttgcagccatttggggagtgaaccagtggatggaagacctctctccctctctctctctctctctctctctctctctctctctctctctctctctttccttctttccctctctgtagctctccctttcaaatcaataaatctttaaatcaaaAGCTAAGAGTCAGACACTGTGTCTGTTGGGGCCCAGCCTCGGTTCTGGGGCGGCAGCTTGGGTCTGGCACTGTTTGCCAGGGAGTGTGTGGGAGAGCTTGGATCCCCAGTTCTGGAAACACTATCAATTGGAAGGAGGAGTTTACAGGAAACAATCCCAGGAGGAGGGTCTGACTAGTTAATTACTTAATGCACTTCCCTGAGCAAGGCTTTCCTGCGCCCGCCCGTGAGTCAGGAGCGAGCGCCAGGTGCTGTGCTGTTTGAGCAGACACGGGCTTCCAAAGGCTCAGGGGAAACGGAGTTAAACGACAAGCAGGTTTGGCTCAGAAACTTTAAGGATCCGTGCAGAGTTCCTTCCTAACACACACTTCCCACGGGCTTTCTGGAGACTTCTCGTGTAGCGTGATTTCAAAGCTGTGTTACGGCACGACTCCGGCAGGGACACCGTTGCCAGtgtgggcgggggcaggggtcgtggggggcggggtgggggactcAGTCATGTGTGTCCCGGCCTTATGTTCTCCCCTCGGTTTGGAGAAGGGCCCCGCAAGGCTTTGGGAGTCACCGAGGCCCAGGGCacctgcaggagccagggaggaggaCCTGCCGCCTGCCGCTCACACACCCGGTCCCCGTCAGCCCAGGGCTGAATCGCGGGGCTGAGCAGGGTTCAGTGTAAGCGCACACGTTGCAGCCTGGTACCAGGCCCTGCTTTTAGGGCATGGGGGggtccccagcacagccctgagCCCAGGCACGCCAGCTCCAGTGGGCGTGCACTCAGCCCAGCGACCCAGCCTGCGGCAAGGCCCAGCAGGCGTCACACACCTACCTTTTGGTGGTCTTTGCTGGAGCTGCTGTGAGCTTCTCAAACTCGTCCTTCTCAGAGAAAATCACCACATTGTCTAAGGGAACAGAGGTGGGGGGCGGGAGGAGTGAGGATGGCCgcgcggggcggggtggggcagcAGGGCGACGGCGGGCACCTGCTGGGGGCACGCCTCCGGGGGTGGGCACAGACCTGGAgactccttcttctcctcctctttgcTCACCGGGGCCTCCACGCTCTTCCCTGGGTGGCTGCTGCAGCAGGctagtgggagagaggagggcagggtgAGCGGCCAGGCCCTGCGgaggtgggagactgggaggagcaGGCCGCGCGGGTGGGGAGGGTGCGGCCGGCACCTGGGGCGGAAGGCTTTGTCTTCACGATGTAGAACATGATGATGAGCACGATGGCGATGGCCATGATGAAGATGGTGGACATGGCGATGATCAGGGCGGTGGCCAGGTGGCCTTGGCCTGTGAGCTCTGCTGTGTCAGGGAGACAAGTAGGCGTGTCAGTGCAGGGCCCTCCTCCAGCCACGCCCTCCCCGGAAATGCTTGC
The window above is part of the Lepus europaeus isolate LE1 chromosome 13, mLepTim1.pri, whole genome shotgun sequence genome. Proteins encoded here:
- the EDAR gene encoding tumor necrosis factor receptor superfamily member EDAR, which codes for MVLEEDSAWMPWLPVLVVSLVCSARAEYTNCGENEYYNQTTGLCHACPPCGPGEEPYMSCGYGTKDEDYGCVPCPAEKFSKGGYQICRRHKDCEGFFRATVLTPGDMENDAECGPCLPGYYMLENRPRNIYGMVCYSCLLAPPSAKECVGATSGASAHFPSTSGSSTLSPFQHAHKELTGQGHLATALIIAMSTIFIMAIAIVLIIMFYIVKTKPSAPACCSSHPGKSVEAPVSKEEEKKESPDNVVIFSEKDEFEKLTAAPAKTTKSENDASSENEQLLSRSVDSDEEPAPDKQGSPELCLLSLVHLAREKPATCSKSAGIQSRRKKILDVYANVCGVVEGLSPTELPFDCLEKTSRMLSSTYNSEKAVVKTWRHLAESFGLKRDEIGGMTDGMQLFDRISTAGYSIPELLTRLVQIERLDAVESLCADILDWAGATPPASQPPAAS